One Oncorhynchus clarkii lewisi isolate Uvic-CL-2024 chromosome 31, UVic_Ocla_1.0, whole genome shotgun sequence DNA segment encodes these proteins:
- the LOC139390949 gene encoding leucine-rich repeat transmembrane neuronal protein 2-like has translation MGFHSRWPLVGPAPTALCLCVFSVLLCLPSPASCTTCPQKCRCEDQQFYCDTQGLEAPPDGVDRGALGLSLRHNSIAELSPDQFYGFSQLTWLHLDHNQITTVQEDAFQGLYKLKDLNLSSNRITTLPNTTFIHLINLQILDLSFNLMTALEPELFHGLRKLQILHLRSNSLRTTPVRAFWDCRSLEYLGLSNNRLRSLARNGFAGLIKLRELHLEHNQLTKINLAHFPRLVALQFLYLQWNKISNLTCNMEWTWNTLEKMDLTGNEIRVLTPDVFETLPNLKILLLDNNKLGSLDPLVLDMWRSLGTVGLSSNLWECTKGICSLATWLSTFKGRWEHSILCHTPEYAQGEEILDAVYGFQLCPNFTAPPPVVLTTNTLSMATDTSTGTTVEVTSSLFGIMQQAPTQDFYVDFGRFTTIMTTTTTPRTALATALATSATTVEGGELGVTEDFSETDNTVLTQRVIIGTMVLLFTFFLIIFVVFISRKCCPPTMRRIRQCSAMQNRRQMRTQQRQQMADLATQVPYNEYEPSHEEGALVIINGYGQCKCQQLPYKECEV, from the exons ATGG GTTTCCATTCAAGGTGGCCATTGGTGGGACCTGCACCAACGGcattgtgcctgtgtgtgttcagCGTGCTGCTGTGCCTGCCGTCTCCTGCGTCATGCACAACCTGCCCCCAGAAATGCCGTTGTGAAGACCAGCAGTTCTACTGCGACACCCAAGGACTGGAGGCGCCCCCGGACGGCGTTGACAGGGGGGCCCTGGGGTTATCGCTCCGCCACAACAGCATCGCTGAACTGAGCCCGGACCAGTTCTATGGCTTCTCCCAGCTCACCTGGCTCCACCTGGACCACAACCAGATCACCACAGTGCAGGAGGACGCCTTCCAGGGGCTCTACAAACTCAAAGACCTCAACCTGAGCTCCAACCGGATCACAACGCTGCCAAACACAACCTTCATCCACCTCATCAACCTACAGATCTTAGATCTGTCCTTCAACCTGATGACTGCGCTGGAGCCTGAGCTGTTCCATGGCCTCCGCAAGCTGCAGATCCTCCACCTGCGCTCCAACTCGCTGCGCACCACCCCCGTCCGGGCCTTCTGGGACTGCCGCAGCCTTGAGTACCTGGGTCTGTCCAACAACCGGCTGCGAAGCCTGGCCCGGAACGGTTTCGCTGGCCTCATAAAGCTTAGAGAACTCCACTTGGAACACAACCAGCTGACTAAGATCAACCTGGCCCACTTCCCCCGCCTGGTGGCTCTGCAGTTCCTTTATCTGCAGTGGAACAAGATCTCCAACCTGACCTGCAACATGGAGTGGACCTGGAACACGCTGGAGAAGATGGACCTCACGGGGAACGAGATCCGGGTGCTGACCCCGGACGTGTTCGAGACGCTGCCCAACCTGAAGATCCTCCTATTGGATAACAACAAGCTAGGCAGCCTGGACCCTCTGGTCTTGGATATGTGGCGGTCTCTAGGTACCGTGGGGCTGTCCAGCAACCTTTGGGAATGTACCAAAGGGATCTGCTCGCTGGCCACTTGGCTTAGCACCTTCAAGGGGAGGTGGGAACACTCTATCCTGTGTCACACCCCCGAGTACGCCCAGGGCGAGGAGATACTGGATGCCGTTTATGGATTCCAACTTTGCCCAAATTTTACGGCGCCGCCACCGGTCGTCTTGACCACAAACACATTGTCGATGGCCACGGACACGTCGACAGGCACAACCGTGGAGGTCACCAGCTCGCTGTTTGGAATAATGCAGCAGGCACCAACGCAGGACTTCTATGTGGATTTTGGGCGCTTTACGACCATAATGACAACGACCACCACGCCGCGCACCGCCCTGGCAACCGCCTTGGCAACCTCCGCCACGACAGTGGAGGGCGGAGAGCTGGGAGTCACGGAGGACTTCTCGGAGACTGACAACACGGTCCTAACCCAGAGGGTGATCATTGGAACTATGGTCCTTCTGTTTACATTCTTCCTCATCATTTTCGTTGTGTTCATCTCGCGGAAGTGCTGCCCTCCTACCATGCGCAGGATACGCCAGTGCTCGGCCATGCAGAACCGCCGCCAGATGAGGACCCAGCAGCGGCAGCAAATGGCGGACCTGGCCACGCAGGTACCCTATAACGAGTACGAGCCCAGCCACGAGGAGGGAGCGCTGGTTATCATCAACGGCTACGGGCAGTGCAAGTGTCAACAGCTGCCTTACAAAGAGTGTGAAGTGTAA